The Cloacibacterium caeni region TTTCTACAGGAACAAATGCTGCACCTTGTTGTGCTTTTTGAGCATCAAATGCTTTTTTGATTTCAGCATCACCAGAATAGATTCCTTCTACAATTTTAGCAGCTTGTTCGTCTACTAATTTGTCTACATTATTGATTTCTTCATCTGTATAAGGGTGACCAAATACATTTTTCAATAATACTAATTTATCCTTAGTTTTAGTTCTGTCTAGTTCGTTATAGATTAACCATGGATATCTTGGCATGATAGAACCTGGAGATGTAACTCTTGGGTTTAACATGTGTTTGAAATGCCAAGTATCTGGGTTTTTACCACCTTCTCTGTGTAAGTCTGGCCCAGTTCTTCTAGAACCCCATAAGAAAGGTCTATCAAAAACAAATTCACCAGCTTTAGAGTATTGACCGTTTTTACCATTGTAACGTACAACCTCATCTCTAAATGGTCTAATCATTTGAGTGTGGCACGCATTACAGCCTTCTCTAATGTATAAGTCTCTACCTTCTAATTCTAGTGGAGAATAAGGTTTTACAGATGCGATGGTAGGAACATTATCTTTTACAGTTAATGTAGGAATAATTTCTACCATACCACCAATTGCTAAAGCAATTGCTGATAAAACAGAAAAGTATAACGGCATTCTTTCTAACCAAAGGTGTTTTCCTTCTCCTTCTTTTCTAGCGTCAGAAATTTTAGCTAATGCAGGAGCTTCTACTGGAACTTCTTTTTCGAATGAACCTTGTCTTACAGTAGCAATAACATTAATAACCATAAGAATAGAGCCAGTAAGATATAATAACCCACCAAAAAATCTCATTTGATAGTAAGGAATAATTGCCGTAACAGTATCTAAAAAGTTTTTATATACTAAAGTTCCATCTGGATTAAATTGTTTCCACATTAGACCTTGTGTAAATCCTGAAATATACATTGGTACTGCGTAGAAAATAATACCTAAAGTACCTAACCAGAAATGCCAATTTGCTAATTTTACAGACCACAATTTTGTTCTCCACATAATTGGTAGTAAATAATAAATCATACCAAATGCCATGAAACCATTCCATCCTAATGCACCTACGTGAACGTGTCCAATTACCCAATCTGTAAAGTGACCAATTTTATTTAATGTTTTTGTTGCTAAAAGCGGCCCTTCGAAAGTAGCCATACCATAACAAGTAACTGCAACCACGAAGAATTTAAGAACAGGATTTTCTCTTACTTTATCCCAAGCTCCTCTTAAGGTTAATAAACCATTAAGCATACCTCCCCAAGATGGAGCAATAAGAGCAATAGAGAACGTAGTACCTAAAGCTTGTGCCCAACCTGGAATTGCTGTGTATAACAAGTGGTGAGGACCAGCCCAAATGTAAACAAATATTAATGACCAGAAGTGGATGATAGAAAGTTTATAAGAAAACACAGGTCTATCAGCTGCTTTTGGCATAAAGTAATACATTAAACCAAGTACTGGAGTTGTTAGGAAGAATGCTACCGCATTGTGACCATACCACCATTGTACTAAAGCATCTTTTACACCAGCATAAGCTGAATAAGATTTCCATCCTGCAAATGATAAAGGAACTTCTAGATTGTTGAATACGTGTAGCATCGTAATACCTACCCATGTTGCAATGTAAAACCATATAGCAACATATAGGTGTCTTACTCTTCTCTTGGCAATAGTACCAAACATATTAATACCCATTACAATCCAAATAATAGCAATCATAATGTCAATTGGCCATTCATGTTCTGCATATTCTTTAGAAGTATTTATACCCATTAGAAAGGTAATTGCTACTGTAACAATTATTAATTGCCATCCCCAGAAATTAATCCAAGAAAGGACGTCACTAAACATTCTTGCCTTTAATAATCTTTGTAAAGAATAATAAGCACCTGCAAAGAATCCATTACCTACAAATGCAAAAATAACTGTGCTGGTGTGCAACATTCTCCATCTGCCAAATCCAAACGCACCATTAGTACTTACAAGTCCTTGAATGTCTCCACTTCTTAAACTTGCAATTGTAGGGTCATCTGTTCCAAAAAGGTATTCTGGTAACTCTGGATAAAATAACATTGATGCAACAGTTACACCAAATGTAAAACCAAGTACTCCCCAGACTATTGTAGCGTAAAGAAACGCACGCACAATGCCATTGTCATAACTAAACTTTTGTGTTTCCATATTAACTAATCACTTTAATTTTAATTTTTTTCTTCAGATTTTTCTTCTTCTATATCTGTTTTTTTGTCTTCTAATAAAATTCTTACTGCGTGAGATTCGTCATCGTCAAACTGACCATTCTTGGCACTAATAATAAAGACTATTAGAAAAATTACAGCGATTGAGACACTGCAGATGATCATTAAATAGAGAATTTCCACGATTTTACAAATATAAAAGGATTTTGCGCTTCAAAATTAATGTTTTTTAATGACTTTCATCATAGTCTGTTAAAAAAACGTTAATTTAAAAATATTCTAAATAAGATTTTTTTATCTTATTATTAAAATTTGAAGTATTTTCTTGACCTTAACCATGTTGATAATGAGGTAAATGCAACTACGCTTATTGAGCTTAAAGGCATCAAAATTGCAGCGAATAATGGTGACATTTCACCGATTACAGCTGCGGTTAAACCTACCACATTATATAGAAAACTAATTCCAAATGTTAATTTCACAATGATTATGGCATCTTTTGTGAGTGCAAAATAGTCATGCAACTTTGTCAAAACACCTCCATTCATGATCACATCTGAACTCGGCGTGAAAGAATTGGTGTCATCTGCAATCGCAATTCCTATGTTACTTTGTTTCAGCGCACCCGCATCATTTAGTCCATCTCCAAGCATGGCAACTTTTTTTCCTTGATCTTGTAAATGCTTGATATACTCTAATTTATCTTCCGGAGATTGACTAAATCTCATTTCAGTGATATTTGGAATAAGATTTTTAAGTGTTTGCTCTTCTGAAGAATTGTCTCCACTTAATACATGGATTTTATAATCTTTCAGTTCTTTTGCCATTTCGGCTAAACCATCTCTGTATTCATTCTTGAAGATAAATTTTCCTAAAAACTCACCATCTCTTTCTATGTAAACGGCAGTTTCTAGTGATTTAGCTTCTTTATGAGTGAATTTTGCAGAACCAATTTTGTAAACTTTTCCTCTTACTGTGGCTTCGTAACCTTTTCCGGCAGTTTCTTTGAAGTTTTCAATTGGTAAATATTCGTCTTGTACTTCTAAAAATTCGTAAAGCGATTTAGAAAGCGGGTGATTAGAATTTTTGAGTAAAGATTTTATGTTTTTTAAATCAAATTCAGCGATCTCTTTACCTTCAAAACTGATGTTGGCTTTTTTGTTATAGGTAATTGTTCCAGTTTTATCGAAAACCAAAGTGTCAATTTTTGCCATTTTTTCAATGGTGTGAGCATCTTTCACATACATTTTATTTCTGCCCAAAATTCTCATGATATGTCCCATCGTAAATGGAGTAGAAAGCGCCAATGCACATGGACAAGCCACAATCAAAATCGCAGAAACCACTTGGAACATTTTTTCAAAATCTATTTGATACCAATAAATTCCAGCAAGAAGCGTAATTCCTATAATAATAAAGGTGAAATATTTTGAAATTTGATTCACCAAAGTATCGAGTCCTAATTCTTCTTTTCTGAAGGCCTCTTTGTTCCAAAGTTGAGTTAAATAACTTTGGTTCACAGTTTTGATGACTTCTAGTTCTAAAATGGAGCCAATTTGTTTTCCACCAGCAAAAATTTTATCGCCAGGGTTTTTGGTAATCGTAGCACTTTCACCAGTAATGAAACTATTGTCTATGTTTCCTTCACCATTAATTAAAACTGCATCTACAGGAATAATTTCTTGGTTTCTTACTAAAATTCTATCGCCAACTTTAATATCCGAAAGTAAAATATTTTGTTGTTGTCCTCCGAAATCTACTTTGGTTACCGCAATTGGGTAAAAAGATTTGTAATCTCTATCATACGAAAGTGCAGAATAAGTTCTCTTTTGGAAAATTTTACCCAACAACATGAAGAATAACAATCCACAAAGTGTATCAAAATATCCAGGACCATAATTGGTCGCGATTTCGTAGACACTTCTAAAGAATAAAACGAGAATACCTAAAACAATCGGTACATCTATATTTACAATTTTATTTTTCAAACCAAACCACGCAGATTTGTAATAGTCTGATGCAGAATACACTACCACTGGAATGGAAAGTAAGAAGGTTAAAAATCTGAAAAACGGCGCAAACTCTTCTAACCAGAAATCTACGGAAGAACCCGTGTTTAAATATTCTGGGAATGCAAACATCATCGCATTTCCGAAGGCAAATCCTGCAACTGCTACTTTTATCGTGAGGCTTCTGTCTACTGCGGCTTCTTTTTTGTCTGCCGTTTCTAATGAAATTACAGGTTTATAACCAAGATTCGTTAGGAATTTTGCCAATTCACTCAGAGGTAATTCGTTTTGGTTAAAAGAAACTTGTAGCGTTTTCTTGGTGAAATTTACCTGAGAATATCTAATATTCGTGTTCAAATCTTGCAAACTCTCTAGTAACCAAATGCAAGAGCTACAGTGAATCACTGGGATTTTAAAGGTAACTACACTAGTATTCCCTTCAGAAAAATCTACTACTTTTTCGAAAATTTCTGGAGTATCTAAATAATCAAACTGAGAAAGATTTTCATCTGGTCTAATTCCAGAATTTTTATTTAATTCATAAAAATTTCCGAGATTATTTGCATTAAGAATTTCATAAACAGATTTGCATCCGTTACAACAAAATGCCTTCTCATCGAAGAAAATTCTATCTTTTTCTATTTCTTGCCCACAATGGAAACAATTTTCTGCCATCTGTTTTTATTAAATGTGCAAAAATAATACAAAAATTCTTTATGATTAATAAGAAAAAAATGATAATTTTGCTGACGAAAATCATAAAAATTCATCTATGTCTTTAGAAAAACAAATTTTTATTGAAAACAAGTTTCAAAGTGTTTTTAATGACAAGGCTTTTAAGGAAATTCTATCTAAAGAAGATTACACTAAATATATCAATGCTAAGCAAACTCTTTTCTTTAATAAAGGAGAATCTCTTTTCGAGGAAGGAAGAAATGTAGAAGGTGTTTTTTTTATAGAAAGTGGTACAGCAAAACTTTATAAACTAGGTTTTAATAGAAAAGAACAAATCTTAAGATTCATCAAAGAAGGTGATATTATTGGTTATAGAGCGCTATTAATTGGTGAAGCTTATCAAGCTACTGCTGAAGCGATGAGCGATTTACAAGCTACTTATATTCCTGCAGATGTATTTCTTCATTTGCTAGAAGTAGACCCACAATTGTCTTTTGCAATGCTTCAAAAAATCTCTTTCGAATTGGGCGAAAGTTCTAATACAGTAACTTTCTTGGCTCAAAAAACAGTAAGAGAAAGATTAGCAGAAGTGCTTCTTCTTCTAGAGCAGAAATTAGGAACAGACCCAGAAGGTTTTATCAAAATTTCTTTAACAAGAGAAGAAATTGCTAACTTAATCGGAACTGCTACAGAAAGTGCCATCAGATTAATCTCAGAATTTAAACAAGATAACTACATAGAAGTGGAAGGAAGAAACTTAAAAATCTTAAACCACGAAAAACTAAGAAAATTAGGACACGTAGTTTTATAAAAATTAAAAATGTCGACCGAGAGTCGGCATTTTTTTATATTTTTACTCTTTAAAATTTATTCCCATGTCAGTAC contains the following coding sequences:
- the ccoN gene encoding cytochrome-c oxidase, cbb3-type subunit I; this encodes METQKFSYDNGIVRAFLYATIVWGVLGFTFGVTVASMLFYPELPEYLFGTDDPTIASLRSGDIQGLVSTNGAFGFGRWRMLHTSTVIFAFVGNGFFAGAYYSLQRLLKARMFSDVLSWINFWGWQLIIVTVAITFLMGINTSKEYAEHEWPIDIMIAIIWIVMGINMFGTIAKRRVRHLYVAIWFYIATWVGITMLHVFNNLEVPLSFAGWKSYSAYAGVKDALVQWWYGHNAVAFFLTTPVLGLMYYFMPKAADRPVFSYKLSIIHFWSLIFVYIWAGPHHLLYTAIPGWAQALGTTFSIALIAPSWGGMLNGLLTLRGAWDKVRENPVLKFFVVAVTCYGMATFEGPLLATKTLNKIGHFTDWVIGHVHVGALGWNGFMAFGMIYYLLPIMWRTKLWSVKLANWHFWLGTLGIIFYAVPMYISGFTQGLMWKQFNPDGTLVYKNFLDTVTAIIPYYQMRFFGGLLYLTGSILMVINVIATVRQGSFEKEVPVEAPALAKISDARKEGEGKHLWLERMPLYFSVLSAIALAIGGMVEIIPTLTVKDNVPTIASVKPYSPLELEGRDLYIREGCNACHTQMIRPFRDEVVRYNGKNGQYSKAGEFVFDRPFLWGSRRTGPDLHREGGKNPDTWHFKHMLNPRVTSPGSIMPRYPWLIYNELDRTKTKDKLVLLKNVFGHPYTDEEINNVDKLVDEQAAKIVEGIYSGDAEIKKAFDAQKAQQGAAFVPVEKREIVALIAYLQRLGTDIKTTEVKTASNN
- a CDS encoding heavy metal translocating P-type ATPase yields the protein MAENCFHCGQEIEKDRIFFDEKAFCCNGCKSVYEILNANNLGNFYELNKNSGIRPDENLSQFDYLDTPEIFEKVVDFSEGNTSVVTFKIPVIHCSSCIWLLESLQDLNTNIRYSQVNFTKKTLQVSFNQNELPLSELAKFLTNLGYKPVISLETADKKEAAVDRSLTIKVAVAGFAFGNAMMFAFPEYLNTGSSVDFWLEEFAPFFRFLTFLLSIPVVVYSASDYYKSAWFGLKNKIVNIDVPIVLGILVLFFRSVYEIATNYGPGYFDTLCGLLFFMLLGKIFQKRTYSALSYDRDYKSFYPIAVTKVDFGGQQQNILLSDIKVGDRILVRNQEIIPVDAVLINGEGNIDNSFITGESATITKNPGDKIFAGGKQIGSILELEVIKTVNQSYLTQLWNKEAFRKEELGLDTLVNQISKYFTFIIIGITLLAGIYWYQIDFEKMFQVVSAILIVACPCALALSTPFTMGHIMRILGRNKMYVKDAHTIEKMAKIDTLVFDKTGTITYNKKANISFEGKEIAEFDLKNIKSLLKNSNHPLSKSLYEFLEVQDEYLPIENFKETAGKGYEATVRGKVYKIGSAKFTHKEAKSLETAVYIERDGEFLGKFIFKNEYRDGLAEMAKELKDYKIHVLSGDNSSEEQTLKNLIPNITEMRFSQSPEDKLEYIKHLQDQGKKVAMLGDGLNDAGALKQSNIGIAIADDTNSFTPSSDVIMNGGVLTKLHDYFALTKDAIIIVKLTFGISFLYNVVGLTAAVIGEMSPLFAAILMPLSSISVVAFTSLSTWLRSRKYFKF
- a CDS encoding Crp/Fnr family transcriptional regulator: MSLEKQIFIENKFQSVFNDKAFKEILSKEDYTKYINAKQTLFFNKGESLFEEGRNVEGVFFIESGTAKLYKLGFNRKEQILRFIKEGDIIGYRALLIGEAYQATAEAMSDLQATYIPADVFLHLLEVDPQLSFAMLQKISFELGESSNTVTFLAQKTVRERLAEVLLLLEQKLGTDPEGFIKISLTREEIANLIGTATESAIRLISEFKQDNYIEVEGRNLKILNHEKLRKLGHVVL
- the ccoS gene encoding cbb3-type cytochrome oxidase assembly protein CcoS, producing the protein MEILYLMIICSVSIAVIFLIVFIISAKNGQFDDDESHAVRILLEDKKTDIEEEKSEEKN